One window from the genome of Enterobacter asburiae encodes:
- the zwf gene encoding glucose-6-phosphate dehydrogenase, which produces MAVTQTAQACDLVIFGAKGDLARRKLLPSLYQLEKAGQIHPDTRILGVGRADWDKDAYTKVVREALETFMKEKIDESLWDTLSGRLDFCNLDVNDVSAFTRLGAMLDQKNRVTINYFAMPPSTFGAICKGLGEAKLNAKPARVVMEKPLGTSLATSREINDQVGEFFEECQVYRIDHYLGKETVLNLLALRFANSLFVNNWDNRTIDHVEITVAEEVGIEGRWGYFDQAGQMRDMIQNHLLQILCMIAMSPPSDLTADSIRDAKVKVLKSLRRIDRSNVREKTVRGQYTAGFAQGKKVPGYLEEEGANKSSNTETFVAIRVDIDDWRWAGVPFYLRTGKRLPAKCSEVVVYFKNPELNLFKESWQELPQNKLTIRLQPDEGVDIQILNKVPGLDHKHNLQTTKLDLSYSETFNQTHLADAYERLLLETMRGIQALFVRRDEVEEAWKWVDSITEAWAADQDAPKPYQAGTWGPVASVAMITRDGRSWNEFE; this is translated from the coding sequence ATGGCGGTAACGCAAACAGCCCAGGCATGTGACCTGGTCATTTTCGGCGCGAAAGGCGATCTTGCACGCCGAAAATTGCTGCCTTCCCTGTATCAACTGGAGAAAGCGGGCCAAATTCATCCGGATACCCGTATCCTGGGTGTAGGGCGCGCCGACTGGGACAAAGACGCTTATACCAAAGTCGTCCGTGAGGCGCTCGAAACTTTCATGAAGGAAAAAATTGATGAAAGTTTGTGGGATACCCTGAGTGGACGTCTCGATTTCTGCAACCTGGACGTCAATGACGTCAGCGCGTTTACCCGTTTAGGCGCGATGCTGGATCAGAAAAACCGTGTCACCATTAACTATTTCGCCATGCCGCCAAGCACCTTCGGCGCCATCTGCAAAGGTCTGGGCGAAGCCAAACTGAACGCCAAACCGGCGCGCGTCGTGATGGAGAAGCCGCTGGGTACGTCGCTGGCAACCTCGCGTGAAATCAACGACCAGGTGGGCGAGTTCTTTGAAGAGTGCCAGGTCTACCGTATCGACCACTATCTCGGTAAAGAGACGGTACTGAACCTGCTGGCGCTGCGTTTCGCTAACTCCCTGTTTGTGAATAACTGGGACAACCGCACTATCGACCACGTGGAAATCACCGTGGCGGAAGAGGTGGGGATTGAAGGCCGCTGGGGTTACTTTGACCAGGCCGGCCAGATGCGCGACATGATCCAGAACCACCTGCTGCAGATTCTGTGCATGATTGCCATGTCTCCACCGTCTGACCTGACGGCTGACAGCATCCGTGACGCAAAAGTGAAGGTGCTGAAGTCACTGCGCCGCATCGACCGCTCCAACGTGCGTGAGAAGACCGTTCGCGGCCAGTACACCGCCGGGTTTGCGCAAGGCAAAAAAGTGCCTGGCTACCTGGAAGAAGAGGGCGCGAACAAGTCCAGCAACACCGAGACGTTCGTGGCCATCCGCGTGGATATCGACGACTGGCGCTGGGCGGGGGTTCCGTTCTACCTGCGCACCGGTAAACGTCTGCCAGCCAAATGTTCCGAAGTGGTGGTTTACTTCAAAAACCCGGAACTGAACCTGTTCAAAGAGTCCTGGCAGGAGCTGCCGCAGAACAAACTGACCATTCGTCTGCAGCCGGACGAGGGCGTGGATATCCAGATCCTGAACAAAGTGCCGGGCCTGGATCACAAACACAACCTGCAGACCACCAAGCTGGATCTGAGCTACTCCGAAACCTTCAACCAGACGCACCTGGCCGATGCTTACGAGCGTCTGCTGCTGGAAACCATGCGCGGTATCCAGGCACTGTTCGTGCGCCGCGACGAAGTGGAAGAAGCGTGGAAATGGGTCGACTCCATCACCGAAGCCTGGGCTGCCGATCAGGATGCGCCAAAACCGTATCAGGCGGGGACCTGGGGACCTGTCGCGTCGGTTGCGATGATCACCCGCGATGGCCGCTCCTGGAACGAGTTTGAGTAA
- the edd gene encoding phosphogluconate dehydratase, giving the protein MNPTLLRVTQRITERSKETRSAYLARIEQAKSNTVHRSQLACGNLAHGFAACQPDDKASLKSMLRNNIAIITSYNDMLSAHQPYEVYPAIIRNALHSVNAVGQVAGGVPAMCDGVTQGQDGMELSLLSREVIAMSAAVGLSHNMFDGALYLGVCDKIVPGLVMAALSFGHLPAIFVPSGPMASGLPNKEKVRIRQLYAEGKADRQALLEAEAASYHAPGTCTFYGTANTNQMVVEFMGMQLPGSSFIQPDAPLRKALTEAAARQVTRLTGNGNEWMPMGKMVDEKVIVNGIVALLATGGSTNHTMHLVAMARAAGILINWDDFSEISSVVPLMARLYPNGPADINHFQAAGGVPLLMRELLKGGLLHEDVNTVAGFGLKRYTQEPWLNNGELDWREGASASLDAQVIATIDKPFSPHGGTKVLSGNLGRAVMKTSAVPEENQIIEAPAVVFESQHDVLPAFDAGLLDKDCVVVVRHQGPKANGMPELHKLMPPLGVLLDRRFKIALVTDGRLSGASGKVPSAIHVTPEAYDGGLLAKVRDGDMIRVNGQTGELTLLVDDAELAARQPHIPDLSASRVGTGREMFSALREKLSGAEQGATCITF; this is encoded by the coding sequence ATGAATCCGACATTGTTACGCGTAACACAGCGCATTACTGAGCGCTCGAAAGAGACCCGCTCGGCCTACCTCGCCCGGATTGAACAGGCAAAGAGCAACACCGTCCACCGATCTCAGCTGGCCTGCGGGAACCTGGCGCACGGCTTCGCCGCCTGCCAGCCTGATGATAAAGCGTCGCTGAAAAGCATGTTGCGTAACAATATCGCCATCATTACTTCCTATAACGATATGCTTTCCGCTCACCAGCCGTATGAGGTCTATCCCGCTATCATCCGTAACGCGCTGCACAGCGTAAATGCCGTGGGCCAGGTGGCAGGCGGCGTACCTGCCATGTGCGACGGCGTGACGCAGGGGCAGGACGGCATGGAGCTGTCCCTGCTGAGCCGCGAAGTGATTGCGATGTCTGCGGCGGTGGGCCTGTCACACAACATGTTTGATGGTGCGCTGTATCTCGGCGTGTGCGACAAGATTGTCCCGGGCCTGGTAATGGCGGCGCTGTCGTTTGGGCACCTGCCTGCGATCTTCGTGCCGTCAGGCCCAATGGCGAGCGGTCTGCCGAACAAAGAAAAAGTGCGTATCCGCCAGCTGTACGCGGAAGGGAAAGCTGACCGTCAGGCGCTGCTGGAGGCGGAAGCCGCGTCCTATCATGCGCCGGGGACCTGTACGTTCTACGGTACGGCTAATACTAACCAGATGGTGGTGGAGTTTATGGGAATGCAGCTTCCGGGCTCGTCCTTTATCCAGCCGGATGCGCCGCTGCGCAAGGCGCTGACCGAGGCCGCGGCCCGTCAGGTCACGCGCCTGACCGGCAACGGCAACGAATGGATGCCGATGGGCAAAATGGTTGACGAAAAAGTCATCGTCAACGGGATTGTCGCGCTGCTGGCAACCGGGGGGTCAACCAACCACACCATGCACCTGGTGGCTATGGCGCGTGCGGCGGGCATTCTGATTAACTGGGATGACTTCTCCGAAATCTCTTCCGTGGTGCCGCTGATGGCACGCCTGTACCCGAACGGTCCGGCGGATATTAACCACTTCCAGGCCGCAGGCGGCGTACCGCTGCTGATGCGCGAGCTGCTGAAAGGCGGGCTGCTGCATGAAGACGTAAATACCGTGGCGGGCTTTGGCCTTAAGCGCTACACCCAGGAGCCGTGGCTGAACAACGGCGAGCTGGACTGGCGCGAAGGGGCGAGCGCGTCTCTTGATGCGCAGGTGATCGCCACCATCGACAAACCGTTCTCACCTCACGGCGGCACTAAAGTGCTGAGCGGCAACCTCGGTCGCGCGGTAATGAAGACCTCTGCCGTACCGGAAGAGAACCAGATTATCGAAGCGCCGGCGGTGGTGTTTGAAAGCCAGCACGACGTGTTACCCGCCTTTGACGCCGGTCTGCTCGATAAAGACTGCGTGGTGGTGGTGCGTCACCAGGGGCCTAAAGCGAACGGGATGCCAGAATTACATAAACTTATGCCACCACTTGGTGTATTATTGGACCGCCGTTTCAAAATTGCGTTAGTCACCGATGGACGCCTCTCTGGGGCATCCGGTAAAGTGCCTTCAGCCATCCACGTAACGCCGGAAGCCTACGACGGCGGTTTACTGGCGAAAGTGCGCGACGGTGACATGATCCGCGTTAACGGCCAGACGGGCGAGTTAACCCTGCTGGTCGATGACGCCGAGCTGGCGGCACGTCAGCCCCATATTCCTGACCTGAGCGCATCGCGCGTGGGGACCGGACGCGAAATGTTCAGCGCGCTGCGTGAGAAACTCTCCGGTGCGGAGCAGGGCGCAACCTGTATTACGTTTTAA
- the kdgA gene encoding bifunctional 4-hydroxy-2-oxoglutarate aldolase/2-dehydro-3-deoxy-phosphogluconate aldolase, translating into MKNWKTSAEAILTTGPVVPVIVVNKLEHAVPMAKALVAGGVRVLEVTLRTACAMDAIRAIAKEVPDAIIGAGTVLNAQQLAEVTDAGAQFAISPGLTEPLLKAATEGTIPLIPGISTVSELMLGMDYGLKEFKFFPAEANGGTKALQAIAGPFSQVRFCPTGGISPANYRDYLALKSVLCIGGSWLVPADALEAGDWDRITKLAREAVEGAKQ; encoded by the coding sequence ATGAAAAACTGGAAAACAAGTGCAGAAGCAATCCTGACCACTGGCCCTGTCGTGCCGGTTATCGTGGTAAACAAGCTGGAGCACGCAGTACCGATGGCGAAAGCGCTGGTTGCGGGCGGCGTTCGCGTTCTGGAAGTCACCCTGCGTACCGCCTGCGCGATGGACGCTATCCGCGCTATCGCCAAAGAAGTGCCGGACGCCATCATCGGTGCGGGCACCGTTCTCAACGCGCAGCAGCTGGCAGAAGTGACCGACGCGGGCGCGCAGTTCGCCATCAGCCCTGGCCTGACCGAGCCGCTGCTGAAAGCCGCCACTGAAGGCACCATTCCGCTGATTCCGGGCATCAGCACCGTCTCTGAACTGATGCTGGGCATGGACTACGGTCTGAAAGAGTTCAAATTCTTCCCGGCTGAAGCGAACGGCGGCACCAAAGCGCTGCAGGCGATTGCGGGTCCATTCTCTCAGGTACGCTTCTGCCCGACGGGCGGTATCTCTCCTGCCAACTACCGTGACTACCTGGCGCTGAAAAGCGTGCTGTGCATCGGTGGTTCATGGCTGGTTCCGGCGGATGCGCTGGAAGCGGGCGACTGGGATCGCATCACCAAACTGGCTCGCGAAGCGGTTGAAGGCGCTAAGCAGTAA
- the purT gene encoding formate-dependent phosphoribosylglycinamide formyltransferase, translated as MIRLGTALRPAATRVMLLGSGELGKEVAIECQRLGVEVIAVDRYADAPAMHVAHRSYVINMLDGDALRELITREKPDFVVPEIEAIATDTLIALEQEGQRVVPCAKAAKLTMNREGIRRLAAEELGLPTSSYRFAGDKAAFLKAVEEIGYPCIVKPVMSSSGKGQSFIRDSSTLDNAWDYAQQGGRAGAGRVIVEGVVKFDFEITLLTVSAVDGVHFCDPIGHRQEDGDYRESWQPQQMSALALERAQEIARKTVLALGGYGLFGVELFVCGDEVIFSEVSPRPHDTGMVTLISQDLSEFALHVRAFLGLPVGGIRQYGPAASAVILPQLTSQNVTFDNVDGAVGVGLQVRLFGKPEIDGTRRLGVALATGDNVDDAVARAKAAAASVKVAG; from the coding sequence ATGATTCGTTTAGGAACTGCGCTGCGACCTGCGGCGACGCGAGTGATGCTGTTGGGATCGGGCGAGCTGGGGAAAGAGGTCGCCATTGAGTGCCAGCGTTTAGGTGTGGAAGTCATTGCCGTAGACCGTTACGCCGACGCACCCGCCATGCACGTCGCCCACCGTTCTTATGTGATTAACATGCTGGATGGCGATGCCCTTCGCGAACTGATTACGCGCGAGAAACCCGATTTTGTCGTACCGGAAATTGAAGCCATTGCCACCGATACGCTGATCGCCCTCGAGCAGGAAGGCCAGCGCGTGGTGCCCTGCGCGAAAGCCGCAAAGCTGACCATGAACCGCGAAGGCATTCGTCGCCTGGCGGCGGAAGAGCTGGGGTTGCCCACCTCGAGCTACCGTTTTGCGGGCGATAAGGCCGCATTCCTGAAGGCCGTCGAGGAGATTGGCTACCCGTGCATCGTTAAGCCGGTGATGAGTTCCTCCGGAAAAGGACAGAGCTTTATTCGCGACAGCAGCACCCTGGATAACGCGTGGGATTATGCCCAGCAGGGTGGCCGTGCCGGAGCCGGTCGCGTCATCGTCGAAGGCGTCGTAAAGTTTGATTTCGAAATCACCCTTCTGACCGTCAGCGCCGTTGACGGGGTCCATTTCTGCGACCCGATTGGCCACCGTCAGGAGGATGGCGATTACCGCGAATCCTGGCAGCCGCAGCAGATGAGCGCCCTGGCGCTGGAGCGTGCTCAGGAGATCGCCCGTAAAACCGTACTCGCGCTGGGCGGCTATGGCCTGTTCGGCGTGGAGCTGTTTGTGTGCGGTGATGAGGTGATTTTCAGCGAAGTCTCCCCTCGTCCGCATGACACCGGCATGGTCACGCTAATTTCGCAGGATCTCTCCGAGTTCGCCCTGCACGTGCGCGCATTCCTCGGCCTGCCCGTCGGCGGTATCCGTCAGTATGGCCCGGCAGCCTCGGCGGTGATCCTGCCGCAGTTAACCAGCCAGAACGTCACGTTTGATAACGTCGACGGGGCGGTGGGTGTCGGATTGCAGGTACGTTTGTTCGGCAAGCCGGAGATCGACGGAACCCGCCGTCTTGGCGTGGCATTAGCCACCGGGGATAACGTTGACGACGCCGTGGCGAGAGCGAAAGCGGCCGCTGCGAGCGTCAAGGTTGCAGGATAA
- a CDS encoding tellurite resistance TerB family protein: MSGWLNQLQSLLGQKTSSGERDLSKLLVPGALGGLAGLLVANKSSRKLLAKYGTGALLAGGGAIAGTVLWNKYKDRVRTAHSDEPHYGEHTSPLDLRTERLILALVFAAKSDGHIDDKERSAIEQQLREAGVEEKGRVLVAQAIEQPLEPQRLAQSVKNEEEALELYFLSCAAIDIDHFMERSYLNALGDALKIPQDVREGIERDIREQKQALQG; encoded by the coding sequence ATGTCTGGCTGGTTAAATCAACTGCAATCCCTGTTAGGGCAGAAAACATCGTCTGGCGAGCGGGACCTTAGCAAGCTGCTGGTACCCGGGGCGCTCGGCGGACTGGCTGGCCTGCTGGTCGCGAATAAATCCTCACGCAAGCTGCTGGCAAAGTATGGCACAGGCGCGCTGCTGGCCGGCGGCGGCGCTATCGCGGGCACCGTGCTGTGGAATAAATACAAGGACAGGGTACGGACCGCGCACAGCGATGAGCCGCATTATGGCGAGCACACCTCGCCGCTGGATCTGCGTACCGAACGGCTCATTCTTGCGCTGGTTTTTGCCGCGAAAAGTGACGGGCATATTGATGATAAAGAACGTTCGGCGATCGAGCAGCAGCTGCGCGAAGCCGGGGTCGAAGAGAAGGGAAGAGTGCTGGTGGCGCAGGCGATAGAACAGCCTCTCGAGCCGCAGCGTCTTGCGCAAAGTGTGAAAAATGAGGAAGAGGCGCTGGAGCTCTATTTCCTCAGCTGCGCCGCCATCGATATCGATCACTTTATGGAGCGCAGCTACCTTAACGCCCTGGGCGATGCGTTAAAGATCCCTCAGGACGTGCGCGAGGGCATTGAGCGGGATATCCGGGAGCAAAAACAGGCGTTACAGGGATAG
- the ptrB gene encoding oligopeptidase B has protein sequence MPPKARRTPYAITTHGDTRIDNYYWLRDDSRSRPEVLDYLHEENDYGRKVMSSQQTLQDQLLNEMVQRIPQHDISAPWTKNGYRYRHIYEPGNEYPIYQRQSVLSAEWDEWDILLDANQRAAHSEFYTLGGMSISPDNAVMALAEDYLSRRQYGLRFRNLDTGNWYPEMLENVSPDFVWANDSETVYYVKKHASTLLPYQVWRHTVGTDSADDELVYEEKDETFYVSLHKTSSRHYVIIFLSSATTSEVLLLDAELPDAQPLCFLPRRKDHEYSLDHFQHSFYLRSNREGKNFGLYKTKVRDERKWEVLIPARDQVMLEGFTLFTDWLVVEERQRGLTSIRQINRKTREVVGIAFDDPAYVTWIGFNPEPESSRLRYGYSSMTTPDTLFELNMDTGQRQVIKQTEVKGFESENYRSEHLWVTARDGVEVPVSLVYHRAHFQKGKNPILVYGYGSYGSSMDADFSSSRLSLLDRGFVFAIAHIRGGGELGQHWYEDGKFLKKKNTFNDYLDVCDALIEQGYGDPQLCFGMGGSAGGMLMGAAINQRPDRFKGIVAQVPFVDVVTTMLDESIPLTTGEFEEWGNPQDEMYYRYMKEYSPYDNVETKAYPHMLVTTGLHDSQVQYWEPAKWVAKLRELKTDDNLLLLCTDMDSGHGGKSGRFKSYEGVALEYAFLIGLAQDTLPGRAER, from the coding sequence ATGCCACCGAAAGCCCGACGTACTCCTTATGCGATCACCACGCATGGCGATACGCGTATAGACAACTATTACTGGCTGCGGGACGATTCGCGCTCCCGGCCAGAGGTACTCGACTACCTGCACGAGGAAAACGACTATGGTCGCAAGGTCATGTCCAGCCAGCAGACGCTTCAGGACCAGTTGCTGAATGAAATGGTGCAGCGTATTCCTCAGCACGATATCTCCGCGCCCTGGACCAAAAACGGCTATCGCTATCGCCACATCTACGAGCCCGGCAATGAGTATCCCATCTACCAGCGTCAGTCGGTGTTAAGCGCTGAATGGGATGAGTGGGATATTCTGCTGGATGCCAACCAGCGTGCCGCCCACAGCGAGTTTTATACCCTGGGCGGCATGTCCATTTCGCCTGACAACGCGGTAATGGCGCTGGCGGAGGATTATCTCTCCCGTCGCCAGTACGGCCTGCGGTTTCGCAATCTGGACACCGGCAACTGGTATCCGGAAATGCTGGAAAACGTCTCCCCGGATTTTGTCTGGGCGAATGATTCCGAGACGGTTTACTACGTCAAAAAGCACGCGTCGACGCTGCTGCCTTATCAGGTGTGGCGACATACGGTGGGAACGGACTCCGCTGACGACGAGCTGGTTTATGAAGAGAAAGACGAAACGTTTTATGTCAGCCTGCATAAAACCTCCTCGCGCCACTATGTGATTATCTTCCTTTCCAGCGCGACGACCTCGGAAGTTCTGCTGCTGGATGCCGAACTGCCCGATGCCCAGCCGCTCTGTTTCCTGCCGCGCCGCAAGGATCACGAGTACAGCCTGGATCACTTCCAGCACAGCTTTTATTTGCGCTCCAATCGCGAGGGCAAAAACTTTGGTCTCTATAAAACCAAAGTGCGCGATGAGCGCAAGTGGGAGGTGCTTATCCCCGCGCGGGATCAGGTGATGCTGGAAGGGTTCACCCTGTTTACCGACTGGCTGGTGGTGGAAGAGCGTCAGCGCGGGCTGACCAGTATCCGGCAAATCAACCGTAAGACCCGGGAAGTGGTGGGGATTGCGTTCGATGACCCGGCCTACGTGACGTGGATTGGTTTCAACCCTGAACCCGAATCGTCGCGGTTGCGCTACGGCTACTCATCCATGACCACGCCGGACACCCTGTTTGAGCTTAATATGGATACCGGGCAGCGCCAGGTGATTAAACAGACCGAGGTAAAAGGGTTTGAATCCGAAAACTACCGCAGCGAGCACCTGTGGGTCACCGCTCGTGATGGCGTAGAGGTGCCGGTCTCTCTCGTTTACCATCGGGCGCATTTCCAGAAAGGCAAAAACCCGATCCTGGTGTACGGCTACGGCTCGTATGGCTCAAGCATGGACGCCGATTTCAGCAGCAGCCGGTTAAGCCTGCTCGATCGCGGTTTTGTTTTCGCCATCGCCCATATTCGCGGCGGCGGTGAGCTGGGACAACACTGGTATGAAGACGGGAAATTCCTGAAAAAGAAAAACACCTTCAATGACTACCTCGACGTCTGCGATGCGCTGATAGAGCAGGGCTACGGGGATCCGCAGCTCTGCTTTGGGATGGGGGGCAGCGCGGGCGGCATGCTGATGGGGGCGGCGATCAACCAGCGTCCCGATCGCTTTAAGGGGATTGTCGCGCAGGTTCCGTTTGTCGATGTGGTCACGACCATGCTCGATGAATCCATCCCACTTACCACCGGGGAGTTTGAGGAGTGGGGGAATCCGCAGGATGAGATGTACTACCGATATATGAAAGAGTACAGCCCGTACGATAACGTGGAGACGAAAGCCTACCCGCATATGCTGGTCACCACCGGCTTGCATGATTCTCAGGTGCAATACTGGGAGCCGGCAAAATGGGTGGCAAAGCTGCGGGAGTTGAAAACCGATGACAACCTGCTGCTGCTGTGTACCGATATGGATTCCGGGCACGGGGGGAAATCGGGACGGTTTAAATCGTACGAAGGGGTTGCCCTGGAATATGCCTTCCTGATAGGCCTGGCGCAGGACACGCTGCCAGGCCGTGCGGAGCGCTAA
- the exoX gene encoding exodeoxyribonuclease X encodes MLRVIDTETCDLQGGIVEVASVDVVDGKIVNPMSHLVRPDRPISPQAMAIHRITESMVADKPWIEEIIPHYYGSPWYVAHNASFDRRVLPEMPGEWICTMKLARRLWPGIKYSNMALYKSRKLSVRTPEGLHHHRALYDCYITAALLIDIMNISGWTPDDMATITGRPALLTTFTFGKYRGKPVSEVADKDPGYLRWLYNNLDRMSPELRLTLKHYLGDA; translated from the coding sequence ATGCTGCGCGTCATCGATACCGAAACTTGCGATCTTCAGGGCGGAATTGTGGAAGTGGCCTCTGTCGACGTGGTTGACGGTAAAATCGTCAACCCAATGAGCCATCTGGTGCGTCCCGATCGCCCCATCAGCCCTCAGGCGATGGCTATCCATCGCATTACCGAATCGATGGTGGCAGACAAGCCGTGGATCGAAGAGATTATTCCGCACTACTACGGTAGCCCATGGTACGTCGCGCATAACGCCAGCTTTGACCGCCGGGTGTTACCTGAGATGCCGGGTGAATGGATTTGTACCATGAAGCTGGCGCGTCGTCTCTGGCCGGGGATTAAATACAGCAACATGGCGCTGTACAAGTCCCGTAAGCTCAGCGTCCGTACCCCTGAGGGGCTTCACCATCACCGCGCCCTGTATGACTGCTATATCACCGCCGCGCTGCTGATTGATATTATGAATATCTCTGGCTGGACGCCGGATGACATGGCAACCATCACCGGACGCCCCGCGCTACTGACCACGTTTACCTTTGGGAAATATCGCGGAAAGCCGGTGTCCGAAGTGGCGGATAAAGACCCGGGCTATTTGCGCTGGCTGTATAACAACCTCGACAGAATGAGCCCGGAACTGCGCTTAACGCTGAAACATTATCTGGGCGACGCTTAG
- a CDS encoding carbon-nitrogen hydrolase family protein, whose product MSHWNIAAAQYGGQHQSVDDHVTHHLRFISEAARQRCDLLVFPELSLTGSGAPTLPPPPDDAQLEPLLNAAHFYQITVIAGIPLERNGQRQKGLALFTPARHRILCYPQGHGASLVPGDKHLTIIDAHGDSPNLDPRATLVTSCQSVRDNRWRQSIGTLQRFAHKYAIAVLMANACGGSALWDEKGQLIVRADKGELLVTGTLSRRGWQGDIIPLG is encoded by the coding sequence ATGTCACATTGGAATATAGCGGCAGCCCAGTATGGCGGTCAGCACCAGAGCGTGGATGACCATGTTACGCACCACCTGCGCTTCATCTCCGAAGCAGCACGGCAGCGGTGTGATTTGCTGGTCTTCCCTGAACTCTCATTAACGGGCTCAGGCGCGCCGACGCTACCTCCCCCGCCCGATGACGCGCAGCTGGAACCGCTGCTTAACGCAGCACATTTTTACCAAATTACCGTTATTGCCGGAATTCCCCTGGAGCGGAATGGTCAGCGCCAGAAAGGCCTCGCGCTGTTTACGCCCGCTCGCCACCGCATCCTTTGCTACCCGCAAGGTCACGGTGCCAGCCTGGTGCCGGGGGATAAACACCTTACCATCATTGATGCGCATGGCGATTCCCCCAATCTCGATCCCAGGGCCACGCTTGTCACCAGTTGCCAGTCAGTAAGGGATAACCGCTGGCGGCAGTCCATCGGTACCCTGCAGCGCTTCGCGCATAAATATGCCATTGCGGTACTGATGGCAAACGCCTGCGGCGGCAGCGCGCTGTGGGATGAAAAAGGCCAGCTGATCGTGCGCGCGGATAAAGGCGAGCTTCTGGTGACCGGTACGCTCAGCAGACGGGGTTGGCAAGGCGATATCATTCCTTTAGGCTAG
- a CDS encoding DNA polymerase III subunit theta has product MKINLAALPQDEMDKVNVDLAAAGVAFKERYNMPIVAEVVEREQPAHLRDWFRERLIAHRLASVNLSRLPYEPKVK; this is encoded by the coding sequence ATGAAGATCAATCTAGCCGCCCTTCCGCAGGACGAGATGGATAAAGTGAATGTCGATCTCGCTGCCGCTGGCGTCGCGTTTAAAGAGCGTTACAACATGCCCATCGTGGCTGAAGTCGTGGAACGGGAACAACCCGCCCATCTGCGCGACTGGTTTCGCGAAAGATTAATCGCCCACCGTCTCGCCTCGGTTAACCTCTCCCGTTTACCGTACGAGCCAAAAGTTAAATAA
- the yobA gene encoding CopC domain-containing protein YobA has protein sequence MGFSASRAVCALVFVALTMMTPSVLAHAHLTQQVPAADSVVTAPQALTLNFSEGIEPGFSGVVVTDAQKQVIKTGTAARDEKNKAQLTVPLEQTLASGTYQVDWHVVSVDGHKTKGSYHFSVK, from the coding sequence ATGGGTTTCTCCGCCTCCCGCGCGGTATGCGCACTGGTTTTTGTGGCCTTGACAATGATGACGCCCTCCGTGCTGGCACATGCACATCTTACACAGCAGGTCCCGGCAGCAGACAGCGTAGTGACCGCACCGCAGGCACTTACGCTGAATTTTTCGGAAGGTATCGAACCTGGGTTTAGCGGTGTGGTAGTAACGGATGCGCAAAAGCAGGTCATCAAAACCGGAACCGCCGCGCGAGACGAAAAGAACAAGGCTCAGCTCACCGTTCCGCTGGAACAAACGCTGGCGTCAGGGACTTACCAGGTGGACTGGCACGTGGTCTCCGTAGACGGCCATAAAACCAAAGGCAGCTATCACTTTAGCGTGAAGTAG